From a region of the Gossypium raimondii isolate GPD5lz chromosome 10, ASM2569854v1, whole genome shotgun sequence genome:
- the LOC105777832 gene encoding signal peptidase complex subunit 2, protein MQEKKAETANKNAKKANLLDHGSIKHILDESVTEIVKSRGYVEDVRMSNIRLLLGTIIIVIALVAQFYKKKFPENRDFLIGCIVLYIVFNGVLQLVIYTKEKNAILFTYPPAGSVTSTGLVVSSKLPRFSDLYTLTIASADPKSISAGKPVELTKSVTQWFTKDGVLVEGLFWKDVETLINDYATEPKKKK, encoded by the exons ATGCAAGAAAAAAAGGCAGAAACCGCAAATAAAAACGCGAAGAAGGCGAATCTATTGGATCACGGCTCCATCAAACACATCCTCGATGAATCCGTCACTGAG ATTGTTAAGAGTCGCGGATATGTGGAAGATGTGAGGATGAGCAATATCAGATTATTGCTTGGaactattattattgtaatcGCTCTTGTTGctcaattttacaaaaagaaGTTCCCCGAAAACCGTGATTTCCTCATCGGTTGCATCGTAttatat atagtttttaatgGAGTACTCCAGCTGGTCATATACACTAAGGAAAAGAATGCAATTCTCTTTACTTATCCTCCTGCT GGATCCGTAACCAGCACTGGTTTGGTGGTCTCTTCAAAGTTACCAAGATTCTCTGATCTTTATACACTTACGATAGCAAGTGCAGATCCCAAGTCGATATCTGCAGGGAAACCGGTTGAGTTGACCAAAAGTGTTACTCAATG GTTCACTAAGGACGGAGTATTGGTTGAGGGCCTATTCTGGAAAGATGTTGAAACACTAATAAATGATTATGCGACagaaccaaagaaaaagaagtga
- the LOC105775203 gene encoding peroxisomal nicotinamide adenine dinucleotide carrier: protein MSDALINGLAGAGGGIIAQIITYPLQTVNARQQTERDLKKEKRKVGAIEQMCQVVKQEGWERLYGGLTPSLVGTAASQGVYYYFYQIFRNKAETAALQSQKKGIGDGSVGMLSSLVVAALSGCVNVLLTNPIWVVVTRMQTHTKISKKDHSNRLATTAPEETALPVIEPLSYGTSHVIQEVYDEAGLFGFWKGVFPTLIMVSNPSIQFMLYETMLKKLKKRRALSKQGNNGVTALEIFLLGALAKLGATVVTYPLLVVKSRLQAKQVTTGDKRHHYKGTLDAILKMIRYEGFAGFYKGMNTKIIQSVLAAAVLFMVKEELVKGVRLLLIKDGINTMKPKPL, encoded by the exons ATGTCGGACGCTTTGATTAATGGACTAGCTGGAGCCGGTGGAGGGATCATAGCTCAAATCATCACATATCCTCTTCAAACT GTAAATGCTCGTCAACAAACAGAGCGTGATCTCAAGAAAGAGAAACGGAAAGTCGGCGCCATTGAACAAATGTGCCag GTTGTAAAACAAGAAGGATGGGAACGGTTATATGGAGGCTTAACTCCTTCTTTAGTTGGTACAGCTGCTTCTCAG ggtgtttattattatttctatcaAATATTCAGGAACAAAGCTGAAACCGCAGCACTTCAAAGCCAGAAAAAAGGGATTGGTGATGGATCAGTTGGGATGCTTTCTTCACTTGTTGTAGCAGCTTTATCTGG GTGCGTAAATGTTCTGTTGACAAATCCTATTTGGGTAGTTGTGACACGCATGCAG ACTCACACAAAAATCTCTAAGAAAGACCATTCTAATAGGTTGGCAACGACTGCTCCAGAGGAAACAGCTCTTCCGGTCATTGAGCCTCTTTCTTATGGAACGAGCCATGTG ATTCAAGAAGTCTATGATGAAGCTGGATTATTTGGTTTCTGGAAAGGTGTATTCCCAACACTGATAATG GTGAGCAATCCGTCTATACAATTTATGCTGTATGAAACGATGTTGAAGAAGTTGAAGAAAAGACGAGCTCTTAGTAAGCAGGGCAACAATGGAGTAACTGCTTTGGAG ATATTTCTTCTTGGAGCTTTGGCCAAACTCGGAGCTACTGTTGTGACATATCCTCTTCTCGTTGTAAAG TCAAGGCTTCAAGCTAAACAGGTTACAACCGGGGACAAACGGCATCATTACAAAG GGACTCTGGATGCTATTCTAAAGATGATCCGATACGAAGGTTTCGCCGGTTTTTACAAAGGTATGAACACGAAAATCATACAAAGCGTTCTCGCAGCTGCCGTGTTGTTCATGGTTAAAGAGGAACTTGTCAAGGGTGTTCGATTATTGCTTATTAAAGACGGCATTAATACCATGAAACCAAAGCCTCTTTAG
- the LOC105775204 gene encoding protein SRC2 homolog: MATHSRPPPPRPLDLDLTIVSAKHLKNVNWQNGDLKPYAVFWVDPDRRLSTRSDDSGSTRPVWNERFTLPLVVPPHETVLTLEIFHSKPSETPKPLVATLRVELKELPDLDDGSKIRTFSLLRPSGRPQGKIRLKLGIRERPLPPPHDYHFAPPSYYYTNAPPPPRYSAPPYVSLPPPPPPPSSSPPPPNPPYSSIPEGYPPYYSSHYYSSPPPPMPPRPFFERASSYGTPSAPVDYSPYDQKPRGGSKIGVGTGLSVGAVAGALGGMALEEGLKYEEEKISERVEHEVTSKERDDYGDYHRPEY; the protein is encoded by the coding sequence ATGGCTACTCACTCTCGACCTCCGCCACCAAGACCACTTGACCTCGACTTGACGATCGTGTCAGCCAAGCATCTAAAGAACGTCAACTGGCAAAACGGCGATCTAAAACCCTACGCAGTCTTCTGGGTTGATCCAGACCGACGTTTATCAACCCGGTCGGACGATTCTGGCTCAACTCGACCTGTCTGGAATGAGCGCTTCACCCTTCCCCTTGTTGTTCCTCCACACGAAACCGTTTTGACCCTCGAGATCTTTCATTCCAAACCCTCTGAAACTCCGAAGCCTTTGGTGGCTACTCTCCGGGTTGAGCTCAAGGAATTACCCGACCTGGATGATGGTTCCAAGATCCGAACCTTTTCTTTGCTCCGACCCTCGGGTCGTCCCCAAGGTAAGATCCGGTTGAAACTTGGGATCCGGGAACGTCCTCTTCCACCACCTCAtgattaccattttgcccctccTAGCTATTATTACACAAATGCCCCTCCTCCACCAAGATACTCTGCTCCGCCTTACGTTTCTCTTCCCCCGCCGCCTCCTCCACCGTCATCCTCTCCTCCTCCGCCAAATCCGCCTTACTCCTCCATCCCCGAGGGTTACCCTCCCTACTACTCCAGCCATTACTATTCCTCTCCGCCACCGCCCATGCCTCCACGTCCTTTCTTCGAACGAGCTTCCAGCTATGGAACCCCATCGGCGCCAGTAGATTACTCGCCGTACGATCAGAAGCCTCGGGGAGGTTCTAAAATTGGGGTAGGAACTGGATTATCTGTTGGAGCGGTTGCAGGGGCTTTAGGTGGAATGGCGTTAGAAGAAGGATTGAAATacgaagaagaaaagattagTGAAAGGGTTGAGCATGAAGTGACTTCAAAGGAAAGGGATGATTATGGTGATTATCATCGCCCAGAATATTGA
- the LOC105775217 gene encoding disease resistance protein RPV1-like: MASSSSYSTLMKYHVFLSFRGEDTRLNFTTHLLQALEDKGLDVSFDEEKLERGEQLSQALSRAIAVSNISIIVLSEDYASSKSCLVELSDIMDRYRVGQQIVRPIFYHVNPSDVENIGGSFKKSFDEHETRRSVDEVKQWKTAFAEVGKLEGWHIDGSISDRPETQSIEDIVAYVMQKLMKHQVFLSLGEDTRLNFSNHLVNALEKVGINVFPDNETLKKGEKLPPTYSRAISASNLSILVLSKAYASSESRLDELSDIMDRKHNPTDKHIVLPVFYHVDPSDVRNSGGHFKTSFEEHESEQPADRVEQWKTAFAEVGKLKGWHIEGGKFDRPETAYIKDVVEDVIKKLTNIGFESASEELVGIEYQKNAILKLIKQKDCRVIGLWGMGGQGKSTLAEAVYKKLSSEFESHWYLQNVREEIKKQGKESLRNEFLSKLLKSNVDISTPTIGPSFSQERLNMKKVLVVLDDVDDSDQIVCMGVKHFGYGSKTIITSRDRQVLESGGADTIHEVKGLNENDSLQLFSTFAFKQLNPAVGFQDLSRRFVKYTQGNPLALKVLGSDLNKRSKNYWESKVEKLKDCPPEKKISETLKSSYDGLDLVEQNIFLDIACFFKGEPLEKTKLFLSGCYKGAECGINKLVDKCLINVSYKELSDFYFGYEISMHDMLEEMGKDIVCQESKTLGKCSRLWNPKHVEKVLKYNKGTDRIQGIQVDISRISDLLFQPSVFESMINLRYTVFYFPWYFLEEEDEDCKKLYTYQDDIISLPDELRYLRWDYYPFKSLSSSFNPKNLVALKLPYGNMEQLWNEGHQDLVHLRKINLFRCKNLKKIPNLLGAVNLEKLACVECESLVKLPSLAHLTSLSLKKFPEIPNNFYELDLSETGIKEVPDFIEHLDRLRELNLTNSMVKKVSSNFSKLKSLNYLNLRGCPIVKSLFPTVDMPSPSLKYMHMDRCRSLNLLSELPPYLTYLNVNDCTSLEKVSFADQNLYQFGYLDADDGYSNEFTMLFFNCFNLNQESINNIEANAMLKIRSLAKKWAARYDWFRFSVWLGLFCCFPGNKISANKFKCQSMNSSLSLKIAPNGGSGSRFLVFSICLVPDLTHCYSFSHVECFCDYQLTVADGGYEKFESTIPFSAASKPEKCMGDHVFILSTIEMVKRDQNYEEASFEFYIRNRWYKENFIKVKRCGVHVSYVDAESETDAIEMVKWTKRSFRHDGEEGDGCPKRLK, encoded by the exons atggcttcttcttcttcatattCTACTCTAATGAAGTATCATGTTTTCTTGAGCTTCAGAGGTGAAGACACGCGCCTTAATTTCACCACTCACTTACTTCAAGCTTTGGAAGACAAGGGACTTGATGTTTCCTTCGATGAAGAAAAACTGGAAAGGGGGGAGCAGCTTTCACAAGCACTTTCTCGAGCAATTGCAGTCTCAAATATCTCAATCATCGTTTTGTCTGAAGACTATGCCTCTTCGAAATCATGCTTGGTTGAACTCTCTGACATCATGGACCGCTATCGCGTCGGACAACAAATTGTTCGTCCCATCTTTTACCATGTTAACCCCTCTGATGTGGAGAATATTGGTGGGAGTTTTAAGAAATCCTTTGATGAGCATGAAACAAGGAGGTCAGTTGATGAAGTGAAGCAATGGAAAACTGCTTTTGCTGAAGTTGGTAAATTAGAAGGGTGGCATATAGATGGAAGCATCTCGGATAG ACCTGAAACCCAGTCCATCGAGGATATTGTTGCGTATGTTATGCAAAAGTTGATGAAGCATCAAGTTTTCTTAAGCTTAGGTGAAGACACACGCCTCAACTTCTCCAATCACCTAGTCAATGCTTTGGAAAAAGTAGGAATTAATGTCTTCCCCGATAACGAAACACTGAAAAAAGGAGAGAAACTTCCACCAACATATTCTCGAGCAATTTCGGCCTCAAATCTCTCAATTCTCGTTTTATCTAAAGCCTATGCTTCTTCAGAATCACGCTTAGATGAACTTTCTGACATCATGGATCGCAAGCACAATCCTACTGACAAACATATTGTTCTTCCCGTCTTTTACCATGTTGATCCTTCCGATGTGCGAAATAGTGGTGGGCATTTTAAGACATCCTTCGAAGAACATGAATCAGAGCAACCAGCTGATAGAGTAGAACAATGGAAAACTGCCTTTGCAGAGGTCGGTAAATTAAAAGGTTGGCATATAGAAGGAGGCAAATTTGACAG ACCTGAAACCGCGTACATTAAAGATGTTGTTGAAGATGTTATAAAAAAGTTGACGAATATTGGGTTTGAAAGTGCTTCTGAAGAATTGGTTGGAATAGAATATCAGAAAAATGCGATTTTGAAGCTGATTAAGCAAAAAGACTGTCGTGTAATAGGACTTTGGGGAATGGGTGGTCAAGGCAAATCAACACTTGCTGAGGCTGTATATAAAAAACTCTCTTCAGAGTTTGAAAGTCATTGGTATCTTCAAAATGTTAGagaggaaataaaaaaacaagggaAGGAATCTTTACGAAATGAATTTCTTTCGAAATTATTGAAGTCAAATGTTGATATAAGCACCCCCACCATTGGACCCAGTTTTTCTCAAGAGAGACTCAACATGAAGAAAGTACTTGTTGTCCTTGATGATGTTGATGACTCAGACCAAATAGTTTGTATGGGTGTTAAACATTTTGGTTATGGAAGTAAAACCATTATAACATCAAGAGATAGACAAGTGCTTGAGAGTGGAGGAGCTGACACAATACATGAGGTGAAAGGGTTAAATGAGAACGATTCTCTTCAACTTTTTTCTACCTTTGCGTTTAAGCAGTTGAATCCCGCAGTTGGCTTTCAAGATCTATCCCGTAGGTTTGTAAAGTACACTCAAGGCAATCCACTTGCTCTTAAAGTTTTGGGTTctgatttaaataaaagaagtaagaaTTATTGGGAAAGTAAGGTGGAGAAGCTAAAGGACTGTCCCccagaaaagaaaatttcagaGACTTTGAAAAGTAGTTATGATGGGCTAGATTTGGTAGAGCAGAATATATTTCTTGACATCGCATGCTTCTTTAAAGGGGAACCCTtagaaaaaacaaaacttttTCTAAGTGGCTGTTATAAGGGTGCAGAGTGtggaataaataaattggtTGACAAATGCCTGATCAATGTCTCATATAAAGAGTTatctgatttttattttggatatgAAATTTCTATGCATGATATGCTTGAAGAGATGGGAAAGGACATTGTTTGTCAAGAATCTAAAACCCTTGGTAAGTGCAGTAGACTATGGAATCCGAAACACGTGGAAAAAGTGCtcaaatataataaa GGAACTGATCGAATTCAAGGAATACAAGTAGACATTTCACGTATAAGTGACCTATTATTCCAACCTTCTGTTTTTGAAAGCATGATTAATCTTAGATATACTGTCTTCTATTTTCCTTGGTATTTTTTGGAGGAAGAGGACGAGGATTGTAAGAAGCTATATACATACCAAGATGATATTATATCTCTTCCGGATGAGCTAAGGTATCTTCGATGGGATTATTACCCCTTCAAATCTTTATCATCAAGTTTTAATCCAAAGAACCTTGTTGCATTGAAATTACCATATGGAAATATGGAACAACTTTGGAACGAAGGTCATCAG GATCTTGTTCATTTACGGAAAATTAACCTTTTtagatgtaaaaatttaaagaagatCCCTAATTTATTAGGAGCCGTCAACCTTGAAAAACTTGCCTGTGTAGAATGCGAAAGTTTGGTTAAACTTCCTTCCCTCGCCCATTTGACATCACTTAGTCTCAAGAAGTTTCCGGAGATCCCAAATAACTTTTATGAGTTAGATTTATCAGAAACCGGAATAAAAGAAGTTCCTGATTTCATTGAGCATCTCGACAGACTTCGAGAATTGAACTTGACAAACTCAATGGTAAAGAAAGTATCAAgcaatttttcaaagttgaaaTCCCTTAATTATCTAAATCTTAGAGGTTGTCCAATCGTCAAATCCTTGTTTCCAACTGTTGATATGCCCTCACCAAGCTTGAAGTATATGCATATGGATCGTTGCAGGAGCCTCAATTTACTCTCAGAGCTTCCACCATATCTGACCTACTTGAATGTAAATGATTGCACATCATTGGAAAAAGTTTCCTTTGCAGATCAAAATTTATATCAGTTTGGTTATTTAGATGCTGATGATGGTTATTCTAACGAGTTTACCATGCTATTCTTTAATTGCTTCAACTTGAATCAAGAGTCAATTAATAACATTGAGGCAAATGCCATGCTCAAAATTAGATCCCTAGCTAAGAAATGGGCAGCGAGATATGATTGGTTCAGGTTTTCTGTTTGGTTAGGTTTGTTTTGTTGTTTCCCTGGAAACAAAATTTCAGCAAATAAGTTCAAGTGTCAGAGCATGAATTCTTCCTTAAGTTTGAAGATAGCCCCAAATGGGGGTAGTGGGAGcagatttttggttttttctaTCTGCCTTGTGCCTGATCTCACTCACTGCTATAGCTTTAGTCATGTTGAATGTTTTTGTGACTACCAACTTACAGTCGCCGATGGTGGTTATGAAAAGTTCGAAAGTACCATACCTTTCTCGGCTGCTAGTAAGCCAGAGAAATGCATGGGTGATCACGTGTTTATTCTATCTACCATCGAAATGGTTAAAAGAGACCAGAATTATGAGGAGGCATCATTTGAATTCTATATCAGAAATAGGTGGtacaaagaaaattttatcaaggTGAAGAGATGTGGTGTTCATGTATCTTACGTTGATGCAGAGAGTGAAACTGATGCTATAGAAATGGTCAAATGGACCAAAAGAAGCTTTAGACATGACGGTGAAGAAGGGGATGGATGCCCTAAACGATTgaaatag